The DNA segment TAAAAGCGAGAGTGCCAGATACCTTGTGCAAAACCCCCACTAAGTTCTGGGGATAAAGATGCCCCTACCACTTTATATAGTAAAGAAGATTTTCTGGCAGAGTTAATAAATTCAAGGTGATAGTTGAGATTTATATGCTGTAGGTAATTGATTTTCTGTGTGTGGTATACTACAACTCAAAAACTTTTAGAAAAATGGTTAGAATCGTAAATTACAAAGAGAGACAGAAAGAGGATGGTACTTCATTCTTCGTTCTGGAACTACAAGGAGGAATTGAAATGGTATTAAGCAAAGTTACAGGAAACTTTTATGCTACTGCTAAGAAAGCTTATATACCTTCAACATTTGATGAGCAGGTGTGTACTGGGCTTATTGGTACAGAAATGCCAGGGAGCATCATTAAAGAAGACTGTGAGCCTTTTGAATATGTTGTAAAGGAAACAGGAGAGGAAATTACATTATCCCACAGATGGGTTTATGTTACAGAAGATGCTGTAAAGCCAAAGCAAGAAACTTTTGTGCCTAAACATAATATTATAGCTAATTCTGATGTGTTTTCACAGAATGGTATTCTTGAGCATGCAGAGTAAAAATATAAGCCTAGTCTATGTAAATAGATTGGGCTTTGTTTTTTGAGTTTTAAAATACCCTTACAATATTGTGCTTGATTGCTTATACCTTCATAAATAAAAAATAGTATAACTGTAGCGAGTTTACTTTATTACTATAAGGATATATTATTAATCTTGAAGGTGGGTATAAGTAGCTATAAATGAATTTTGTAAGGTGTTGAGGTTTCTAATTAACAAATATATTCATTATGAAAATTTCCGAAATAAGTGTATCATACTCAAACAATAATGGGGATAGACTAAAAATAAGTAATAGTAAACAGTCTTATAATATTATAAGAGCTTGTTGGAGTGATTCTACAATAGAATTACAAGAAGAGTTTAAGGTACTAATGATGAATAGGAGTAACCAGATTTTAGGTGTTTATCCGCTTTCTAAAGGAGGTGTTTCTGCTACTGTGGTAGATG comes from the Flavobacterium arcticum genome and includes:
- a CDS encoding JAB domain-containing protein produces the protein MKISEISVSYSNNNGDRLKISNSKQSYNIIRACWSDSTIELQEEFKVLMMNRSNQILGVYPLSKGGVSATVVDAKLVFSVALKCNASNIIIAHNHPSGNLQPSEADKNLTQKLKQAGQYLDIVLLDHLIVTKDDFYSFSDNGLIK